One part of the Thermoanaerobacterium sp. CMT5567-10 genome encodes these proteins:
- the trxB gene encoding thioredoxin-disulfide reductase gives MVREINANEFEEVVLNSKKPVVVDFYSTDCPPCAQLKPIFHRLAEVYKDHMEFVEIYRQGNKDFALSLGVKGSPTLLFFKDGKETGDRLNGYISKPDLRKAVEKVIGFSLLDKEPEKVECDVLIMGGGPAGLTAALYSARANLKTVVIDEATTGGQAANTYYIENYPGTEGQIEGKKLTENMRKQAESFGAIIDDLKEVFEIKLTDDEKFVKTEDKIYYPKAVIIAMGAQPRKLPAEGEAEFRGKGIHYCAICDGAMYEGKHVAVIGGGNSAIQEALYLANIADKVTVIHEFDNLQASNVLQEKAFSNPKINFIWESHVVKANGDGMLKSLTYKNLKTGELKDIEVDGVFVYIGLTPKTDLFKEMLDLNQYGYIKADEDLMTNVKGVFVAGDIRDKKIRQVVTAAGDGAVAAVSAERYIQEL, from the coding sequence ATGGTAAGAGAGATTAATGCTAATGAATTTGAAGAGGTTGTTTTAAATTCTAAAAAGCCAGTTGTAGTAGATTTTTATTCCACTGATTGCCCACCGTGTGCACAACTAAAACCAATATTTCATAGATTAGCTGAGGTATATAAAGATCACATGGAATTTGTAGAGATATACAGGCAAGGAAATAAAGACTTTGCTTTAAGCCTTGGTGTAAAAGGAAGCCCTACTCTCTTGTTTTTCAAGGATGGGAAAGAGACTGGTGACAGGTTAAACGGATATATTTCAAAACCAGATCTTCGTAAGGCAGTAGAAAAGGTGATAGGTTTTTCACTTTTGGACAAAGAGCCTGAGAAGGTTGAGTGCGATGTTCTCATAATGGGTGGAGGGCCTGCAGGTCTTACGGCTGCTTTGTATTCAGCAAGAGCAAACTTAAAGACAGTTGTCATAGATGAAGCAACTACAGGCGGTCAAGCAGCAAACACATATTATATTGAAAATTATCCAGGAACAGAAGGACAGATTGAAGGAAAGAAATTAACGGAAAACATGAGAAAACAAGCAGAAAGCTTTGGCGCAATTATTGATGATTTAAAAGAGGTATTTGAGATAAAGCTTACTGATGACGAGAAATTTGTAAAGACGGAAGATAAGATATATTATCCAAAGGCTGTTATAATAGCGATGGGAGCACAGCCGAGAAAACTTCCTGCCGAGGGTGAAGCTGAATTCAGAGGAAAAGGCATTCACTATTGTGCAATATGTGATGGCGCAATGTATGAAGGAAAACATGTAGCTGTAATAGGTGGAGGCAATTCTGCTATTCAGGAAGCATTGTACTTGGCAAACATCGCTGATAAGGTTACGGTTATACACGAATTTGATAATTTACAGGCTTCAAACGTATTACAGGAAAAAGCCTTCTCTAATCCAAAGATAAACTTCATTTGGGAGTCTCATGTTGTAAAAGCAAATGGGGATGGGATGCTTAAGTCACTTACGTACAAGAATCTAAAAACAGGTGAGCTTAAAGATATAGAAGTTGATGGCGTATTTGTCTACATCGGTCTTACACCAAAGACAGACTTATTCAAAGAAATGCTTGACTTAAATCAATATGGTTATATCAAAGCAGATGAAGATCTAATGACTAATGTGAAAGGTGTCTTCGTTGCCGGTGATATAAGAGACAAGAAGATAAGGCAAGTTGTCACTGCGGCAGGTGATGGTGCAGTTGCTGCTGTAAGCGCAGAAAGGTATATACAGGAGCTGTGA